The genomic stretch CAATTGCGCTTGAAGTAGGCAATATCGTGTTATATAATTCCGTGCTTCCTGCAAATGTTTTGCCTAAGAAATCGATGGCCAGATCTTTATTTTTAGATGTGGAAAGCACCAGCCAGCTTGAGCCTCCTACACTGCTATAGTTAGTAGCATTTTCTATACCATCCAGTTTGGGTATATTGGTGACGGCCCATTTCCCCTTCTGATCCTTATTGGCTTGAACAGACGCAAGAATCCAGCAACCGGTCATTGCACCTGCGACCTTGCCCGTATTGAATGTACCGACATACTGATCCCAATTATTGACTTCAACCAACACCTTGGATTTTACTAATTCAACATAGACATCAATTGCCTTCAAAAGAGCAGGATTATCGGATATATACAGCTTATCGCCCTTAAAAGTCCACGTCCCTGCGCTTTGAAGCATCATCATCACAAGATCAGGAGAACCAGCCTGAGAAGAAAGCAGTGGTATATTGGTTTTCTTCAATACATCCTTTGCGATTTCGATAAACCTGCTCCATGTGATATTCTTAAAGTCATTGATTGTATAACCTGCTTTCTGGAGAACATCGGTTCTTAAAGCCGTTACAGCAGTGCCGCTATCAAATGGTACACCGTAAACCTTGCTGTTTACCGTGCTGAGCGCGACCTTATATTGTGCGAATTTTGAAAAGTCAATACCTGAATTTGTTAAATCGACGAATGTTTTGGGATAATTGGTTATATTTTTAGCAAGCGCATTATCCTGCATAAGTAAAATATCCGGTAAAGTACCTGTCTGCCCTGATGTGACGGCAGTAGTCAATTTTGTTTGTACATCATCCCATGGTGTTTCTACAACGTTGAGTTTGAAGTCCGGATGATCTTTCTGATATATTTTTGCAGCTTCATTCATAGCATAGATATTGAAATTTTTATCCCAACACCATACTGTAAGTGCATTTCCGCTACTCTTTGAATTGTTCTTTCCTCCTTTATTATTGGATGCAGTCCCACAACTTCCGAGCATTGTAACTAGCATTGCAACTATAAGTAATACACTCAACTTCCTTTTCATTACTATTACATCCTTTCTATAAACTTTTAAATTTTAGAGTGCTTTTAAGCATATAATTAAAACATTATATAGCAGGATTTCTTAAATATACCCACAGGTAAAAACCTGCAGGCATTTAGTGAATCTCTGCCTATAACGCTTTAACATCATACTTTTATAGTTATTATAGTTAACATGCTTGTATTACAAATATATTCCTGTTTCCGTTTCTTTATGATGGGATAATCGGCCTGAATTATTATGCGTGAGACCTAATATTACTTGTCCTTAAAAAAATAAAGTCCAGTCAAAGCCTAAAATATTGGCAATTTTTTGAGCAGTGTTTACCGAAGGCCTACCCCCGTTTTCAATTTTTGTAATCGCAGTCCTGCTGATTCCTATCATGGTAGCTAATTGTTGTTGAGTCAAATGTGCTTCTTCACGTTTTTCCCTCATCAATTTCATATCACTACCTCCGAAGAAGTGACGTAGAGTGCATTTTTTATATTCGGATACGCCAAGTGACGTATCTTCACTTATACAATTCAATTATATGTGATATAACTTCACAAGTCAATAATATTCGTGAAGTTTGTTCACTACAATTGCACTGTGAAATTATTTCACATAAAATAAATTTAGAGGTGATGTTATGACCTTTAATGAAAGATTAAAAGCGTTAAGAAACAAGAAAAATATAGGCCAGAAGGATATTGCACAGGCATTGGGAATTGAAAGATCAACTTATACCAAATATGAAACCGGAAAAAGCGAGCCGGATTTTGAAATGGTTAAAAAGCTTGCGGATTTTTTCAAAGTTAGCGTTGACTATCTTTTGGGCCGTGATGAAGCAAAAAAAGAAAAACAAAACGGAACTGCTTTGACAGAAGGGGACATGAAGGAAATAAAGCAAAAAGCCGAAAACATAAAATCTACCCTGATGGGTGCAGTCGATCTTGCTTTTTATGGCAGCCCTAACGATGAAGAAACATTAGAAAAAGTTATGAAAGTCCTTGAAAAAGGAACGATGCTTGCCAAGGAAGAAGCTAAAGAAAAATATACTCCTAAAAATAGGGATTAACATATTCATTAAATAGTACGGATTTCACCTCTACCGGCAAACAGGAACGCTGCCTGCTGCCGGTAATAAGTTTATTTAAAGATAATCTCTATTTTTTAAATAATAATCATAAATCAAAAGGTAACTCTCAAGGGGCATACCCTTAAATACCACATTAGATGTTGAAAAGATATATCCTCCGCCCGGTTTGCCGCTTTCCATGGCATACCTTGCACTTTCAAGTATCTGCTCCTTTGTCCCTGTCTGCATAAGGCCGCAATTGACGCCTCCTATAAGGCAAATCCTGTCGCCATACAATTTCTTTATCGTGGCAACATCGATTCCGCCCTGAGGATCCAGCGAATGCAGCGCATGAGGTTTGCAATCCACTATCTGATCTATTATAGGCATTATGTCACCATCAGTATGCTTTATAACATATGCGCCCATTTTCCTCTGCTCCCTTATAAGTTCCTCCAAATATGGTGCGATAAATTCGCCAAACATGGCAGGTGATAAAAACGAACCTTTGTTAAATGCATAATCGGAGCACAGGGCAAAACCGTCAAATCCTGCTTTCATGAGCCTAAGATCCCTTTCGAGTTCCCTTTCAACCATGCGCTTGGCCCTATCTTTCATCTCATCAGGATGATCTGCAAGGTTATAAACAAAATCGAGCATTGTATTTCCGTCAGGTATAGCATATGTCGCATCACCATGGCACATAAAAAGCCTGTCCTCTTTTAAGTATTCTTTTGTCTTTTGCATCATACTTATAAGCGTATCGTCAAAATTTTCTCCCGGAATGGATGGTACCCCGCGGCATACCATTGCAATTGCATAATCGAAATAATCTAGAACTTTTGCGAATAACTTCGCATTGTGATCTATTATTTCATCCCTGCTTATTCCGCTTTCGACTTCACTCCCGGAATAATATTCTTCATGAAATAGCTCATAAGTCGTCTGAAACTCCAGTTCCATCGTCGGCACGTAATCAGGCTGCTTAAGTGTCAATGCCTTTATTGCTCTTTCTTTTGGAGACATTTTATTCATTTTTTTCTTCCTTTCATATTGCTTTAATCTATAATATAAGCTTATGCTTTTGAACGCTTTATTAGGCAAATCGGGGTCTTGTGAGTTCTATGACTTGCTCTCGCAAAAAATCCGATAGGGGAACCGCTAATCCCGCAGGCTCCCCTATTTCAATATACAGAACTTTATTTTTCTTTGCCTTTAATAACATCTGCAATAGCTGCAATGCTCCCTAAGGATGATACGGCATCAGTAGGTATTATCAGTTTGTTTGCAGGATTCTTGGAGAGTTCGGTCAATGCCTCAACCTGCTTTAAAGCGATGACGACTTCGTTTGTCCCCGATTCGATTATTGCCCTGTTTACAGCTTTTATAGCATCCGACTGGGCCTTCGCTATTTCCTCTATTGCGCTTGCCTTGCCTTCTGCCTCGAGAAGCTGCGACTGCTTTAGGCCTTCTGCCCTTTTGATATTAGCTTCCTTTTCGGCTTCTGCCTGAAGAATCTTCGACTGCTTATCCCCTTCAGCTTTTGCTATAACGCTCTGCTTTTGACCTTCAGCCTCAAGTATCGTAGCTCTTTTGTTACGCTCTGCCTTCATCTGTTTCTCCATGGCCTGCTGTATTTCTGCAGGTGGAATTATATTTTTGATTTCGACAGACAATATC from Clostridiales bacterium encodes the following:
- a CDS encoding SPFH domain-containing protein — protein: MGFIIFAAIVLIILLASIKVVNTGCQYVVERFGQFYKVLEPGWHLIIPFVDFVRRRISTKQQILDIDPQSVITKDNVKISIDNVIFYKVMNARDAVYNIESYKSGIIYSTITNMRNIVGNMTLDEVLSGRDVINSELLKVIDEITDAYGIKILSVEIKNIIPPAEIQQAMEKQMKAERNKRATILEAEGQKQSVIAKAEGDKQSKILQAEAEKEANIKRAEGLKQSQLLEAEGKASAIEEIAKAQSDAIKAVNRAIIESGTNEVVIALKQVEALTELSKNPANKLIIPTDAVSSLGSIAAIADVIKGKEK
- a CDS encoding extracellular solute-binding protein, with translation MKRKLSVLLIVAMLVTMLGSCGTASNNKGGKNNSKSSGNALTVWCWDKNFNIYAMNEAAKIYQKDHPDFKLNVVETPWDDVQTKLTTAVTSGQTGTLPDILLMQDNALAKNITNYPKTFVDLTNSGIDFSKFAQYKVALSTVNSKVYGVPFDSGTAVTALRTDVLQKAGYTINDFKNITWSRFIEIAKDVLKKTNIPLLSSQAGSPDLVMMMLQSAGTWTFKGDKLYISDNPALLKAIDVYVELVKSKVLVEVNNWDQYVGTFNTGKVAGAMTGCWILASVQANKDQKGKWAVTNIPKLDGIENATNYSSVGGSSWLVLSTSKNKDLAIDFLGKTFAGSTELYNTILPTSSAIATWGPAGTGSNYEIAHEFFGGQKIFQDIVEYGKNVPKVSYGVYNYEARDAIGTAITKIISGTDKAAALKEAESTVKFQMGK
- a CDS encoding helix-turn-helix transcriptional regulator → MKLMREKREEAHLTQQQLATMIGISRTAITKIENGGRPSVNTAQKIANILGFDWTLFF
- a CDS encoding helix-turn-helix domain-containing protein yields the protein MTFNERLKALRNKKNIGQKDIAQALGIERSTYTKYETGKSEPDFEMVKKLADFFKVSVDYLLGRDEAKKEKQNGTALTEGDMKEIKQKAENIKSTLMGAVDLAFYGSPNDEETLEKVMKVLEKGTMLAKEEAKEKYTPKNRD
- a CDS encoding uroporphyrinogen decarboxylase family protein, with the translated sequence MNKMSPKERAIKALTLKQPDYVPTMELEFQTTYELFHEEYYSGSEVESGISRDEIIDHNAKLFAKVLDYFDYAIAMVCRGVPSIPGENFDDTLISMMQKTKEYLKEDRLFMCHGDATYAIPDGNTMLDFVYNLADHPDEMKDRAKRMVERELERDLRLMKAGFDGFALCSDYAFNKGSFLSPAMFGEFIAPYLEELIREQRKMGAYVIKHTDGDIMPIIDQIVDCKPHALHSLDPQGGIDVATIKKLYGDRICLIGGVNCGLMQTGTKEQILESARYAMESGKPGGGYIFSTSNVVFKGMPLESYLLIYDYYLKNRDYL